The following coding sequences are from one Triticum aestivum cultivar Chinese Spring chromosome 5A, IWGSC CS RefSeq v2.1, whole genome shotgun sequence window:
- the LOC123103715 gene encoding uncharacterized protein codes for MVHGAAASGGAASAAARASRGAPGTWRRVRRAAREAAAHALLLCFTTLLAFKLDGVLLSRSWWVLFIPLWLFHAAVVRYRFSLPAPSLLQNYQRIPCHSIVATPLLVAFELLLCIYLEGQGEPFLDLKLVFLPLLALEIIMLVDNFRMFGALMPGHGETITDEEIWDRLPHFWVAISMVFLLAATSLMLLKLCGDAVTLGWWDLFINFGISQCFAFLVCIRWSNPMDIGGPVLIIPIVISQVLLCMRLEGTPSYARFIPVRAIFSPIFLLQVVAVLFAVWRFFERLVIKLQDGVVSEGYISVSSKIDELFMMVQYGSRLITWSIDEDSKEEQAHLCYTNNIGYSTFCSYPPEMVKEMPKKVLVKEIQRLQLALGEQSKMAMLSQQQCERLKNERILCRICFERYICIVLLPCRHHVLCEPCSDKCQSCPICRVPIETKLSVNDAVNSDDPLSDIV; via the exons ATGGTACATGGAGCAGCAGCATCAGgcggcgccgcctccgccgccgcgcggGCAAGCAGAGGCGCGCCGGGGACGTGGAGGCGGGTGCGGagggcggcgcgggaggcggctgcgcacgcgctgctgctctgcttcaCCACCCTCCTCGCCTTCAAGCTCGACGGCGTTCTCCTCTCCCGCTCCTGGTG GGTGCTTTTCATTCCTCTGTGGTTATTCCATGCTGCCGTTGTTCGGTATAGATTCTCATTGCCTGCTCCTTCGTTGCTTCAAAATTACCAG CGGATTCCATGCCATTCCATTGTTGCCACACCCTTGCTAGTTGCTTTTGAACTTCTTCTCTGTATCTACCTTGAAG GCCAGGGTGAACCTTTTCTAGATTTAAAGCTTGTTTTCCTTCCACTCCTGGCCTTGGAAATTATTATGTTAGTTGACAATTTCAG GATGTTTGGTGCTCTAATGCCTGGACATGGGGAAACAATCACTGATGAAGAGATATGGGATAGGCTTCCT CACTTCTGGGTTGCAATTTCCATGGTGTTTCTACTAGCAGCTACTTCACTCATGCTTCTCAAGCTATGCG GTGATGCAGTTACTCTGGGGTGGTGGGATTTATTCATTAACTTTGG GATTTCCCAGTGCTTTGCTTTTCTTGTCTGCATAAGGTGGTCCAATCCAATG GATATTGGTGGCCCTGTACTGATAATTCCTATCGTAATTTCTCAAGTTCTCCTATGTATGCGCTTAGAG ggTACTCCATCTTATGCACGGTTTATTCCGGTTCGAGCTATTTTCTCACCTATATTTTTGCTCCAAGTGGTTGCTGTACTGTTTGCCGTTTGGAGATTCTTTGAAAGGCTTGTTATTAAATTGCAAGATGGAGTTGTTAGTGAAGGATATATTTCTGTCTCATCAAAGATTGATGAGTTGTTTATGATGGTACAATATGGTTCAAG GCTCATTACGTGGTCTATTGACGAAGATAGCAAAGAGGAACAAGCACATTTATGCTATACAAATAACATTGG GTATAGTACATTTTGCAGTTATCCCCCCGAGATGGTAAAAGAGATGCCGAAAAAAGTTCTTGTCAAAGAG ATACAGAGACTTCAGTTAGCATTGGGAGAGCAAAGCAAAATGGCAATGCTTAGCCAACAGCAGTGTGAGAGGCTGAAGAAT GAACGAATCTTATGTCGAATTTGCTTTGAGAGGTACATCTGCATTGTTCTGCTTCCATGCCGCCATCATGTTCTATGCGA ACCTTGCTCTGACAAGTGCCAATCATGCCCGATTTGTCGAGTGCCTATTGAGACCAAGTTATCTGTTAATGATGCAGTGAATTCAGACGATCCATTAAGTGACATTGTCTAG